The nucleotide sequence CCGGATCCGCGCTTCGTGCGCGACGGCCTGAAGCTGCTGCACGAGCTCGGCGCGGTGGACGCGGAGAACCGCCTCACCGATACCGGCCGACGCCTCGCCCGTCTGCCGGTGGACCCGCGCATCGCCCGCATGCTGCTGGCCGGCGAGGCGGAGGGCGCGCTCGCCGAGGTGCTGGTGATTGCGGCGGCCCTGTCCATCCAGGACCCGCGGGAGCGTCCCATGGATGCCCGCGGGGCGGCCGACGAGGCCCACGGCGAGTGGCGCGACGAGCGCTCGGATTTCGCGGCGCTGCTCAGGCTCTGGGCAGACTTCCAGCGCCAGGCCCGTGCGCTCGGCCGGCGCAAGCTGCTGGCCTGGTGCCACGAGCACTTTCTCTCCCACGTGCGCATGCGCGAGTGGCGGGACGTCCACCGCCAGCTGCGGGAGCTGGTGAAGGGCATGGGCCTGCGCGAGAACGAGCGCGCCGCCGAGCCCATGCCCCTGCACCGGGCGCTGCTCACCGGGCTGCTCTCCAATATCGCCCTGCGCAACGAGCATGGCGACTACACCGGCCCGCGGGGCCTGCGGCTCGCCATTCATCCCGGCTCGGGGCTCGCGAAGCGCAAGCCGAAGTGGATCGTCGCCGCGGAGCTGGTGGAGACGAGCCGGGTGTTCGCGCGCACGGTGGGCGAGGTGCGGCCGGAGTGGATCGAGCCGCTGGCCGGCCACCTTGTCGCCCACCATTACCGCGACCCCTGGTGGGAGCCGAAACAGGGCCGCGTGGCCGGCCGCGAGGACGTCACCCTCTACGGTCTGCCCATCGTCTCGGGCCGCAAGGTCAACTACGCCCGCATCGCTCCCGCCGAGGCCCGCAAGGTATTCCTGCGCGACGGTCTCGTGCCCGGGGCGCTGCCGCGGCCGCCCGCCTTCGTGCGGCACAATCTGGAAGTGATCGCCGAGGTGGAGCGCCTCGAGGCCAAGGCGCGCCGGCGCGACGTGCTGCTCGACCCGGAGCGCCTCGCCGCCTTCTACGACGAGCGCCTGCCGCCGGAGGTGGTGGACGGGCCGACGCTGGCCCGCTGGCTCAAGCAGGGTGGAGACGACCGGCCACTGCGCCTGACGGTGGAGACACTGATGGCGCGGGAGGCCGGCGAAGTCACCCGCGACGACTATCCGGACCACCTCGAGGTCAACGGCGTCCGCCTGCCGCTCAGCTACCACTTCGAGCCCGGGCATCCGGCGGACGGCGTGACCGTGGTGATCCCGGTGGCCGCGCTCAACGCGCTCGCGCCGGAGCCGTTCGAGTGGCTGGTGCCGGGGCTGCTGCCGGAGAAGGTGATCACCCTGATCAAGGCGCTGCCGAAGCAGCTCCGCAAGAACTTCGTGCCGGCGCCGGATTTCGCCACCGCCGTGCTGGAGGCGCTGCCGGAGCGCCAGGGCTCGCTGGAGGAGGGCGTGCGCCGGGAGCTGCGGCGCATGACCGGCGTCGACATCCCGCCCGGGATCTGGGACGAGCTGGCCCTGCCGGACCATCTGCGGATGCGCTTCCGGGTGGTGGATGGCGACGGCCGGGAGCTCGCGGCGGGGCGGGATCTGCCGGCGCTGCAGCGCAAGCTCGAGGGGCGCGCCGAGGCGAGCTTCGGCACCCGGGAGAGCGCCGCCTACGAGCGCACCGGCATCACCGACTGGGACGTGGGCGAGCTGCCGGAGCACGTCGAATTCGACCAGGCAGGCGTGCGGCTCCGCGGCTATCCGGCGCTGGTGGCGGAGGAGGGCGGCGTGGCCCTGCGTCTGCTGGACGGTGCCGAGCGCGCTGCCGAGGCGCATCGGGAAGGGGTGCGGCGCCTGCTCATGACCCGCTTCGCCCAGCAGGCGCGGCACCTGCGGCGGGGCCTGCCGGGCTTCGACCGGCTGGCGCTGCTCTACCGGGACGTCGGCGACAGCCGCAGCCTGCGCGAGGATTTCGTCGCCGCGGTGTTCGACCAGGTGTTCCTGGCGGAAGAAGAGGTGCCGCGGGATCGGGACGCGTTCCTGCGCGCCTGCGAGCGCGGCCGGCCTGAGCTCGTGCCCGCCGCAGAGCGCCTGCAGGCGCGCCTGGAGGAGATCCTGCAGCGACAGCAGAGCGTGCGCCGGCGGCTGAAGGGGGGCATCCCCCTCGGACTCGTGGACAGCTACCGGGACCTGCAGGAGCAGCTCGATGGCCTGATCTATCCCGGGTTTCTGCTCGCCACCCCGCCGGAGCGTCTGGTCGAGCTGCCCCGCTACCTCAATGGCATGGAGCGCCGCCTCGAGCGCCTGGACCGCGACCCGCAACGGGACCAGGCCAGTCTCGCCGTGATCCGCCCCCACCAGGAGCGCCTGAACGAGGCCCGCGAGCGCCAGCGCCGCAAGGCCATCAACGATCCCGCCCTGGAGCGCGTGCGCTGGCTGCTGGAGGAATACCGCATCTCGCTGTTCGCCCAGGAGCTCGGGACCAGGGAGAAGGTGTCGGAGAAGCGATTGGACGCGGCGTGGAAGGACGTCCGGTGACGCGGCCGTTGGCCGCGTAGTTCAAGGTTCAAAGTTCAACGTTCAAAGACCGTTACCGAGCCGCCATGCCTGCATAACGGCGATGTTGCGGACTTTGAACTTTGAACTTGCCACTTTGAACTACAGGGACGGCCGCAAAGCGGCCGTCCCTGTAGTAGAGTACGCGCCCTCCAAACCCAGCAGACGGGAGCCATCGCCGTGCCCGAGACCAACGCCCTCGTCAGTCAGCTCGAAGACCTCAAGGGACGAGTGGAGTCCCTTAGGGGGTATCTTTGACCTCGCCGGCAAGCAGGAGCGGCTGGAAGAGGTTACCCGGGAGCTGGAGCAGCCGGAGGTCTGGA is from Spiribacter halobius and encodes:
- the hrpA gene encoding ATP-dependent RNA helicase HrpA; amino-acid sequence: MAVTRSEADPDDLRSLARALEDCPGPWRESFRRRLRGLKRRASRGQPYDRGARRLAADLERVRARRDARLAVTLRPNFDLDLPVLERREDIAEAIQRHQVVVICGETGSGKSTQLPKILLDMGRGLDGMIAHTQPRRIAARSLAARVAEECGAEAGAGVGHKVRFGDHTGPDTRVKLVTDGMLLAETQGDPDLADYDTIIIDEAHERSLNIDFLLGYLKRLLPRRPDLKVVITSATIDPERFSEHFDGAPILEVSGRTYPVEVRYRPLAAEDEDERDRTLQQGIVDAVDELAREGPGDVLVFLPGEREIRESAEALRKHHPPHTEVLPLYGRLSTAEQQRVFAPHGRRRIVLATNVAETSLTVPGIRYVVDTGLARISRYSYRTKVQRLPVEPIAQASADQRAGRCGREAPGVCIRLYSEEDYQARPRFTDPEILRTNLASVILQMKHLGLGEIEAFPFVEPPDPRFVRDGLKLLHELGAVDAENRLTDTGRRLARLPVDPRIARMLLAGEAEGALAEVLVIAAALSIQDPRERPMDARGAADEAHGEWRDERSDFAALLRLWADFQRQARALGRRKLLAWCHEHFLSHVRMREWRDVHRQLRELVKGMGLRENERAAEPMPLHRALLTGLLSNIALRNEHGDYTGPRGLRLAIHPGSGLAKRKPKWIVAAELVETSRVFARTVGEVRPEWIEPLAGHLVAHHYRDPWWEPKQGRVAGREDVTLYGLPIVSGRKVNYARIAPAEARKVFLRDGLVPGALPRPPAFVRHNLEVIAEVERLEAKARRRDVLLDPERLAAFYDERLPPEVVDGPTLARWLKQGGDDRPLRLTVETLMAREAGEVTRDDYPDHLEVNGVRLPLSYHFEPGHPADGVTVVIPVAALNALAPEPFEWLVPGLLPEKVITLIKALPKQLRKNFVPAPDFATAVLEALPERQGSLEEGVRRELRRMTGVDIPPGIWDELALPDHLRMRFRVVDGDGRELAAGRDLPALQRKLEGRAEASFGTRESAAYERTGITDWDVGELPEHVEFDQAGVRLRGYPALVAEEGGVALRLLDGAERAAEAHREGVRRLLMTRFAQQARHLRRGLPGFDRLALLYRDVGDSRSLREDFVAAVFDQVFLAEEEVPRDRDAFLRACERGRPELVPAAERLQARLEEILQRQQSVRRRLKGGIPLGLVDSYRDLQEQLDGLIYPGFLLATPPERLVELPRYLNGMERRLERLDRDPQRDQASLAVIRPHQERLNEARERQRRKAINDPALERVRWLLEEYRISLFAQELGTREKVSEKRLDAAWKDVR